From a single Arthrobacter sp. SLBN-112 genomic region:
- a CDS encoding phosphoglycerate kinase — protein sequence MTSHTLNELIAEGVRGRYILVRSDLNVPLDGSTVTDDGRIKASLPVLQKLTDAGARVLVTAHLGRPKGAPEDKYSLRPAVDRLAELAGFKVTLAADTVGDAAKAAAATLQDGEALVLENVRFDARETSKDDAERGTFADELVALTGGNGAYVDDAFGAVHRKHASVYDVATRLPSYQGDLVHTEVEVLRKLTTDTQRPYVVVLGGSKVSDKLAVIDNLIGKADTILVGGGMLFTFLAAAGHKVGSSLLEEDQIPVVKDYLKRAADAGTEFVVPTDVVVAEKFAADAKHETVAADAIEGSSFGAQGIGLDIGPDTAAAFSERIKGARTVFWNGPMGVFEFAAFSAGTRAIAQALTETEGFTVVGGGDSAAAVRTLGFSDDQFGHISTGGGASLEYLEGKELPGLSVLDR from the coding sequence ATGACATCTCACACCCTCAACGAACTGATCGCTGAAGGTGTCCGCGGGCGGTACATTCTGGTTCGAAGTGACCTGAATGTGCCGCTCGACGGCTCTACAGTCACTGATGATGGCCGTATCAAGGCCTCCCTGCCAGTGCTGCAAAAGCTCACGGACGCCGGTGCCCGCGTGCTGGTTACAGCCCACCTCGGACGCCCCAAGGGCGCCCCGGAAGACAAGTACTCCCTCCGCCCCGCAGTGGACCGCCTCGCCGAACTGGCGGGCTTCAAGGTCACCCTGGCTGCCGACACCGTCGGCGATGCCGCCAAGGCGGCCGCCGCAACCCTGCAGGACGGCGAGGCCCTTGTCCTCGAGAACGTCCGCTTCGACGCCCGCGAGACCAGCAAGGATGACGCTGAACGCGGAACCTTCGCGGATGAACTCGTGGCATTGACCGGCGGCAACGGCGCCTACGTGGACGACGCCTTCGGTGCCGTCCACCGCAAGCATGCCAGTGTCTACGACGTCGCCACCCGGCTCCCGTCATACCAGGGCGACCTGGTGCACACCGAGGTGGAAGTCCTCCGGAAGCTGACCACTGACACCCAGCGTCCCTACGTGGTGGTGCTCGGCGGGTCCAAGGTCTCGGACAAGCTTGCAGTGATCGACAACCTGATCGGCAAGGCTGACACCATCCTGGTGGGCGGCGGCATGCTCTTCACGTTCCTGGCGGCAGCCGGCCACAAGGTTGGCTCGAGCCTCCTTGAGGAGGACCAGATCCCTGTCGTCAAGGACTACCTGAAGCGCGCAGCCGACGCCGGAACCGAATTCGTGGTGCCCACGGACGTGGTGGTGGCAGAGAAGTTCGCTGCCGACGCCAAGCACGAAACCGTGGCGGCAGACGCGATTGAAGGCAGCAGCTTCGGCGCCCAGGGCATCGGCCTGGACATTGGGCCCGATACCGCGGCTGCCTTTTCCGAACGGATCAAGGGCGCGCGGACGGTCTTCTGGAACGGTCCCATGGGCGTCTTCGAGTTCGCCGCGTTCTCGGCAGGTACCCGTGCCATCGCGCAGGCCCTGACCGAAACTGAGGGATTCACCGTGGTGGGCGGCGGCGATTCTGCTGCCGCAGTGCGGACACTGGGATTCAGTGATGACCAGTTCGGCCATATTTCCACCGGCGGCGGTGCCAGCCTTGAGTACCTTGAAGGCAAGGAACTGCCCGGCCTGAGCGTCCTGGACCGCTAG
- the tpiA gene encoding triose-phosphate isomerase: MTTSTNGAFDRKPFIAGNWKMNMDHVQGITLLQKLAWTLSDAKHDYSRVEVAVFPPFTDLRGVQTLVQGDDLQVAYGGQDLSQFDSGAYTGDISGQFLNKLGCKYVLVGHSERRTIHNESDEVLNAKVKAAFKHNLVPVLCVGEGLEIRQAGTHVDHTLQQLRAGVAGLTNEQAAELVVAYEPVWAIGTGEVAGPEDAQEMCAAIRAELESLFGAETAGKTRLLYGGSVKANNAAAILQERDVDGLLVGGASLDPAEFANIVRFESHLVTD, from the coding sequence GTGACTACGTCAACGAACGGCGCTTTTGACCGCAAGCCCTTCATCGCGGGCAACTGGAAAATGAACATGGACCACGTGCAGGGCATCACGCTCCTGCAGAAGCTGGCCTGGACCCTCTCCGACGCCAAGCACGACTACAGCCGCGTTGAGGTGGCCGTCTTCCCGCCGTTCACGGACCTCCGCGGTGTCCAGACCCTGGTCCAGGGCGACGACCTGCAGGTCGCCTACGGTGGCCAGGACCTGTCGCAGTTCGACTCGGGAGCCTACACCGGTGACATCTCGGGGCAGTTCCTGAACAAGCTCGGCTGCAAGTACGTCCTGGTAGGCCACAGCGAACGCCGGACCATCCACAACGAATCCGACGAGGTCCTCAACGCCAAGGTCAAAGCTGCCTTCAAGCACAACCTGGTTCCCGTGCTCTGCGTCGGCGAAGGCCTGGAGATCCGCCAGGCCGGAACGCACGTGGACCACACGCTGCAGCAGCTCCGCGCCGGCGTGGCCGGGCTCACCAACGAGCAGGCCGCCGAACTGGTGGTAGCCTACGAACCCGTTTGGGCGATCGGCACCGGCGAAGTGGCAGGACCGGAGGACGCCCAGGAAATGTGCGCCGCCATCCGCGCCGAGCTGGAGTCGCTGTTCGGAGCGGAAACGGCCGGCAAAACCCGCCTGCTCTACGGCGGCTCGGTGAAGGCCAACAACGCGGCCGCGATCCTTCAGGAACGCGACGTGGACGGTCTGCTGGTGGGCGGCGCAAGCCTGGACCCGGCCGAGTTTGCTAATATTGTCAGGTTCGAGAGCCACCTGGTCACGGACTAG
- the secG gene encoding preprotein translocase subunit SecG — MDVLHVILQILLGITSLLLTLLILLHKGRGGGLSDMFGGGMSSGLSSSGVAERNLNRFTIILGVTWGVVIIALGLIMRFSGTGDS, encoded by the coding sequence GTGGACGTTCTTCATGTCATTCTGCAGATCCTCTTGGGGATCACCAGCCTCCTTCTGACGCTGCTGATCCTCCTGCACAAGGGACGCGGCGGCGGGTTGTCCGATATGTTCGGCGGCGGCATGAGCTCGGGCCTCAGCTCTTCAGGTGTGGCAGAACGAAACCTCAATCGCTTCACCATCATCCTGGGCGTCACCTGGGGCGTGGTGATCATTGCCCTCGGCCTGATCATGCGGTTCAGCGGGACCGGGGATTCCTGA
- a CDS encoding RNA polymerase-binding protein RbpA codes for MVHPSSGFRGTRAGVTAGSGSSLQSTDASPSRPLPRIRVSYWCAKGHETQPVFLKMPEDQIPTMWDCRRCGAPASRDGRAAAADDPFDDGYKSHLEYVKERRSGQDAEAVLAGALEKLRARGVLPDQLLRDP; via the coding sequence ATGGTCCACCCATCATCCGGGTTCCGGGGCACCCGCGCCGGCGTGACGGCAGGGTCCGGTTCGAGCCTGCAGTCCACCGACGCCTCGCCGTCACGTCCGCTTCCGCGGATCCGCGTGTCCTATTGGTGCGCCAAGGGGCACGAGACGCAGCCCGTGTTCCTGAAGATGCCGGAGGACCAGATTCCCACGATGTGGGACTGCAGGCGCTGCGGTGCTCCTGCTTCCCGGGACGGCCGTGCCGCGGCAGCTGACGACCCCTTCGACGACGGCTACAAAAGCCACCTGGAATACGTTAAAGAACGGCGCTCCGGCCAGGACGCCGAAGCTGTCCTGGCCGGAGCGCTGGAAAAATTACGCGCCCGCGGCGTCCTTCCGGACCAACTGCTGCGGGACCCGTGA
- the pgl gene encoding 6-phosphogluconolactonase, translated as MSVDPRVSIHPDSSVLMAAIAARLITKLVDVQDKYGEATVVLTGGTVGIGTLKAVADSPAAPAVDWSKVNFWWGDERFVGSADPERNTRQAFDALLSHIPVDPDRVHSPGSADDFDTPEEAAEDYARRLREAAAAEHAADMSDDRPEEPSALPRLDVVLLGVGPDAHIASLFPEQAGIREKERTVVGVRNSPKPPPLRISLTLPAINTAAEVWMVVAGEDKAGAVGLALAGANPVQVPASGPRGTSRTLWLIDENAASRVPQQLVRKDAAGA; from the coding sequence GTGAGCGTTGACCCACGAGTAAGCATCCATCCGGATTCGTCAGTCCTCATGGCCGCCATCGCGGCACGCCTGATCACCAAGCTCGTTGATGTACAGGACAAGTACGGCGAAGCCACCGTGGTGCTAACCGGGGGAACCGTGGGGATTGGCACGTTGAAGGCTGTTGCGGATTCGCCGGCAGCGCCCGCCGTCGACTGGTCCAAGGTCAACTTCTGGTGGGGTGACGAACGTTTCGTGGGGTCCGCCGATCCTGAGCGGAACACCAGGCAGGCGTTCGACGCGTTGCTGTCCCACATTCCCGTGGACCCGGACCGGGTGCACTCCCCTGGTTCCGCAGATGATTTCGACACCCCGGAAGAAGCCGCCGAGGACTACGCACGCCGGTTGCGGGAAGCTGCTGCAGCCGAGCATGCGGCTGACATGTCCGACGACCGGCCGGAGGAACCCTCCGCACTCCCCCGGCTGGATGTGGTGCTGCTCGGCGTAGGACCTGACGCACATATTGCATCACTGTTCCCGGAACAGGCCGGCATCCGTGAAAAGGAGCGCACGGTGGTGGGCGTCAGGAACTCGCCCAAGCCGCCGCCGCTGCGGATCTCCCTTACCCTGCCTGCCATTAATACGGCGGCGGAGGTATGGATGGTTGTGGCCGGGGAAGACAAGGCAGGTGCGGTGGGACTGGCACTGGCTGGAGCCAACCCGGTTCAGGTACCGGCCTCCGGTCCCCGGGGAACGTCCCGTACCCTGTGGCTGATCGACGAGAACGCCGCCTCACGGGTCCCGCAGCAGTTGGTCCGGAAGGACGCCGCGGGCGCGTAA
- a CDS encoding glucose-6-phosphate dehydrogenase assembly protein OpcA — MIVNLPDTTTSKVSKKLMALREQGGVIALGRVLTLVVVTKSGLEEEAIEAANDASREHPCRIIVLADAGKDSEDRLDAQIRVGGDAGASEVIVLRGYGQLAHESESLVAALLLPDAPIVAWWPHGAPENACETSIGAIAHRRITDSANEPDPQAALERIHGTYKAGDTDLAWTRLTNWRIQLAAALDGVDSSPVTAVAVEGASDSPSTILLAAWLTLTLDAPVTIVADPAGTGIRRVRLTRPGGDVQLFRPGLSVAELTQPGQPAQRISLPRRSLRDCLAEELRRLDPDEVFGEVITIGLPRTNLRSVRPSER, encoded by the coding sequence ATGATCGTTAACCTGCCCGACACCACCACATCGAAGGTGTCCAAGAAACTCATGGCCCTGCGCGAGCAGGGCGGCGTGATTGCCCTGGGCCGGGTCCTGACCCTGGTGGTGGTGACCAAGTCCGGCCTTGAGGAAGAAGCAATCGAGGCCGCGAACGACGCCAGCCGGGAACACCCCTGCCGGATCATCGTCCTGGCCGACGCCGGGAAAGATAGCGAGGACCGGCTCGACGCCCAGATCCGGGTCGGCGGGGACGCCGGCGCCTCGGAAGTCATCGTCCTGCGCGGCTACGGCCAGCTGGCCCACGAGTCCGAGTCCCTGGTGGCCGCGCTGCTGCTTCCGGACGCCCCGATCGTGGCCTGGTGGCCGCACGGTGCCCCGGAGAACGCCTGCGAAACCTCCATCGGTGCGATCGCGCACCGCAGGATCACCGACTCCGCCAACGAACCGGACCCCCAGGCGGCATTGGAACGGATCCACGGCACCTACAAGGCCGGCGACACCGACCTCGCCTGGACCCGGCTGACCAACTGGCGGATCCAGCTCGCTGCGGCCCTGGATGGGGTGGACTCCTCCCCGGTCACGGCCGTCGCGGTCGAAGGCGCCTCGGACTCACCGTCCACCATCCTGCTCGCAGCGTGGCTCACCCTGACCCTGGATGCCCCAGTCACCATCGTCGCGGACCCCGCCGGAACCGGCATCCGCCGCGTCCGGCTCACCCGCCCCGGCGGTGACGTCCAGCTCTTCCGCCCCGGACTCTCCGTGGCGGAGCTGACCCAACCAGGCCAGCCCGCCCAGCGCATCTCGCTGCCACGGCGCAGCCTCCGCGACTGCCTCGCCGAAGAACTCCGCCGCCTCGACCCGGACGAAGTCTTTGGGGAAGTGATTACTATTGGACTGCCACGTACCAATCTAAGGAGCGTCCGACCCAGTGAGCGTTGA
- the zwf gene encoding glucose-6-phosphate dehydrogenase, producing MPETEYGRKGAGRGRNPLRDPRDRRLNRIAGPSSLVLFGVTGDLARKKLMPAVYDLANRGLLPPSFALVGFARREWDKEDFAAEVKASVQAHARTPFDEAVWNQLSEGIRFVQGEFDDDAAFERLGETIKELDDVRGTRGNHAFYLSIPPKAFEQVCRQLSKHGLAQADGDKWRRVVIEKPFGHDLESARKLNDIVESVFPPDAVFRIDHYLGKETVQNILALRFANQLFEPLWNANYVDHVQITMAEDIGTGGRAGYYDGVGAARDVIQNHLLQLLALTAMEEPISFNADDLRAEKEKVLAAVKLPEDLSTHSARGQFTGGWQGGEQVQGYLEEEGIPADSTTETYAAVRVDIHTRRWSGVPFYLRAGKRLGRRVTEIAVVFKRAPNLLFRDHGEDDFGQNAVVIRVQPDEGVTIRFGSKVPGTQMEVRDVTMDFGYGHSFTESSPEAYERLILDVLLGEPPLFPRHEEVELSWKILDPFEEYWASLAEQPEPYAPGSWGPASADELLARDGRTWRRP from the coding sequence ATGCCAGAAACTGAATACGGCAGGAAGGGCGCGGGCCGCGGTCGTAATCCGCTGCGTGACCCCCGTGACCGCCGTTTGAACCGGATTGCCGGTCCGTCGTCGTTGGTCCTCTTTGGGGTGACGGGTGACCTTGCCCGGAAGAAGTTGATGCCGGCTGTGTACGACCTTGCCAACCGCGGGCTGTTGCCGCCGAGTTTCGCGTTGGTGGGTTTTGCCCGCCGGGAGTGGGACAAGGAGGATTTCGCCGCCGAGGTGAAGGCTTCCGTGCAGGCGCACGCCCGTACGCCCTTTGATGAGGCCGTCTGGAACCAGTTGTCAGAGGGCATCCGGTTTGTCCAGGGCGAGTTCGACGACGATGCCGCCTTTGAGCGGTTGGGTGAGACGATCAAGGAACTCGACGATGTCCGCGGCACCCGCGGGAACCATGCGTTCTATCTGTCGATCCCGCCCAAGGCGTTCGAGCAGGTCTGCCGGCAGTTGTCCAAGCACGGCCTGGCGCAGGCCGACGGGGATAAGTGGCGGCGCGTGGTGATCGAAAAGCCGTTCGGGCACGACCTGGAGTCGGCCCGGAAGCTGAACGACATCGTCGAGTCGGTGTTCCCGCCGGACGCGGTGTTCCGGATCGACCACTACCTGGGCAAGGAAACGGTGCAGAACATCCTGGCACTGCGTTTCGCTAACCAGTTGTTCGAACCGTTGTGGAACGCCAACTACGTGGACCACGTCCAGATCACCATGGCGGAGGACATCGGCACCGGCGGCCGGGCGGGGTATTACGACGGCGTGGGTGCGGCCCGCGACGTGATCCAGAACCACCTGCTGCAGCTGCTGGCGCTCACGGCGATGGAGGAGCCGATCTCGTTCAACGCCGATGACCTGCGGGCCGAGAAGGAAAAGGTCCTCGCCGCGGTCAAGCTTCCGGAGGACCTGTCCACGCACTCCGCGCGCGGACAATTCACCGGCGGCTGGCAGGGCGGCGAGCAGGTCCAGGGCTACCTGGAGGAAGAAGGCATCCCGGCCGATTCCACTACCGAGACCTACGCTGCGGTCCGCGTGGACATCCACACCCGCCGCTGGTCCGGAGTCCCCTTCTACCTCCGTGCGGGCAAGCGCCTGGGGCGGCGGGTGACGGAAATCGCCGTCGTCTTCAAGCGCGCCCCCAACCTGCTGTTCCGTGACCACGGCGAGGACGATTTCGGGCAGAACGCGGTAGTAATCCGGGTCCAGCCTGACGAGGGTGTGACGATACGGTTCGGTTCCAAGGTCCCCGGCACCCAGATGGAAGTCCGGGATGTCACCATGGACTTCGGCTACGGCCACTCCTTCACCGAGTCCTCGCCCGAGGCCTACGAGCGGCTGATCCTGGACGTGCTCCTGGGCGAGCCGCCGCTGTTCCCGCGGCATGAGGAAGTGGAGCTGTCCTGGAAGATCCTCGACCCGTTCGAGGAATACTGGGCCTCCCTGGCAGAACAGCCCGAGCCCTACGCCCCCGGCTCCTGGGGGCCGGCCTCTGCTGACGAGCTGCTGGCCCGTGACGGACGAACCTGGAGAAGGCCATGA
- a CDS encoding glucose-6-phosphate isomerase, with translation MSTLSFDATGAAQQALDQHLPALVEERVATRIFAKDHTLWGPDAESESAIRLGWVEAATVSQPLVKDILELRDALRAEGVSRIVLCGMGGSSLAPEVIAGTAGVELTVLDSTDPDQVRAALADRLAQTAIVVSSKSGSTLETDSQRRIFEQAFTQAGLDAKSRTIIVTDPGSPLDKASREAGYRAVFNADPNVGGRYSALTAFGLVPSGLAGVDIQAFLDEAEEAAEILNDDAPENIGLALGAALGGTSPLRNKIVIAEDGSGIVGFADWAEQLIAESTGKLGTGILPVVAGPDAPEVTSGAPDVLVVRLVAADADVEPGDNQVAIAGGLATQMMVWEFATAVAGRLLGINPFDQPDVEAAKVAARGLLDAQPEPTPAAFVDGAIEVRGGDWLGNAATAEGAVKALLGTLAADSYLSVQAYFDRLAFANLEGIRDELAAATGRPVTFGWGPRFLHSTGQFHKGGPAIGVFLQVTATPAEDLGIPDRPFSFGELIAAQAAGDAQVLAGHGRPVLRLHLTDRAAGVAQLQDIAAALSTRASATES, from the coding sequence ATGAGCACTCTCAGCTTCGACGCCACCGGCGCTGCCCAGCAGGCGCTTGACCAGCACCTTCCCGCCCTCGTCGAGGAGCGGGTCGCCACCCGGATCTTCGCGAAGGACCACACCCTGTGGGGTCCCGACGCCGAATCCGAGTCGGCAATCCGCCTCGGATGGGTGGAGGCGGCAACAGTCTCGCAGCCTTTGGTCAAGGACATCCTGGAACTCCGGGACGCCCTGCGCGCCGAGGGCGTCAGCAGGATTGTGCTTTGCGGCATGGGCGGATCCTCGCTGGCCCCCGAGGTTATCGCTGGCACCGCCGGCGTCGAGCTGACAGTGCTGGACAGCACGGACCCGGACCAGGTCCGTGCTGCCCTGGCTGACCGGCTGGCGCAGACCGCGATCGTTGTCTCGTCCAAGTCCGGCTCCACCCTGGAAACCGACTCGCAGCGCCGGATTTTCGAGCAGGCCTTCACCCAGGCCGGCTTGGACGCCAAGAGCCGGACCATCATCGTGACGGACCCGGGCTCCCCGCTGGACAAGGCCTCCCGGGAAGCGGGCTACCGCGCTGTCTTCAACGCCGACCCCAATGTCGGCGGCCGCTACTCCGCGCTCACGGCGTTCGGCCTGGTTCCTTCGGGCCTGGCCGGCGTGGATATCCAGGCGTTCCTGGACGAGGCTGAGGAAGCTGCCGAAATCCTGAACGATGACGCCCCCGAAAACATCGGGCTGGCCCTGGGCGCCGCGCTGGGCGGAACCAGCCCCTTGCGGAACAAGATCGTCATTGCCGAGGACGGCTCCGGCATTGTTGGTTTCGCCGATTGGGCTGAACAGCTCATCGCTGAATCCACCGGCAAGCTGGGAACCGGCATCCTGCCGGTCGTCGCGGGTCCGGATGCCCCGGAGGTAACCTCTGGCGCCCCCGACGTCCTGGTGGTCCGGCTCGTGGCCGCGGATGCCGACGTCGAACCCGGCGACAACCAGGTGGCCATTGCCGGCGGCCTTGCCACCCAGATGATGGTCTGGGAATTCGCCACGGCCGTTGCCGGGCGGCTCCTGGGCATCAACCCCTTCGACCAGCCTGACGTTGAGGCCGCCAAGGTGGCAGCGCGCGGACTCCTGGACGCCCAGCCCGAGCCCACGCCTGCAGCGTTCGTCGACGGCGCCATTGAGGTGCGCGGCGGGGACTGGCTCGGAAACGCTGCCACCGCGGAGGGCGCTGTCAAGGCCCTGCTGGGCACCCTGGCGGCTGACAGCTACCTGAGCGTCCAGGCGTACTTTGACCGGCTGGCCTTCGCCAACCTGGAGGGCATCCGGGACGAACTGGCCGCCGCCACCGGCCGTCCGGTGACGTTCGGCTGGGGCCCGCGCTTCCTGCACTCCACCGGCCAATTCCACAAGGGTGGACCCGCCATTGGCGTCTTCCTGCAGGTCACGGCGACGCCCGCCGAGGACCTGGGGATCCCGGACCGGCCCTTCAGCTTCGGCGAGCTCATCGCCGCGCAGGCTGCAGGCGACGCCCAGGTCCTGGCTGGTCACGGCCGCCCCGTGCTGCGCCTCCACCTCACCGACCGTGCCGCCGGCGTGGCGCAGCTGCAGGACATTGCTGCTGCCCTGTCCACCCGCGCGTCCGCCACCGAAAGCTAA
- the tal gene encoding transaldolase, whose amino-acid sequence MTTPTQQLSDAGVSIWLDDLSRGRLQTGTLRKLIEEKNVVGVTTNPSIFHAAITSGTDYDHIIARKAAEGASVEDTIFEITTTDVADACDLFAPVAAATRGVDGRVSIEVDPRLAWDTAGTIAEAKHLSQRVNKDNVHIKIPATIEGLEAITATLAEGISVNVTLIFSLERYRAVINAFQSGLEQARENGHDLSKIHSVASFFVSRVDSEIDKRLDKIGTDEAKALKGKAGLANARLAYQVYEELFATERWALLADAGALPQRPLWASTGVKDPAYPDTLYVTELVAPGVVNTMPEKTLDATFDHGVVTGDTVTGTYDEANATLDALEKLGISYNDVVALLETEGLDKFVASWKELLADVEGALASARKAS is encoded by the coding sequence ATGACTACTCCCACCCAGCAGCTCTCCGACGCCGGAGTCTCCATCTGGCTCGATGACCTTTCCCGCGGACGCCTGCAGACCGGCACCCTCCGCAAGCTCATCGAAGAGAAGAACGTGGTTGGTGTGACCACCAACCCGTCCATCTTCCACGCCGCCATCACCTCCGGCACTGACTACGACCACATCATTGCCCGCAAGGCAGCAGAAGGTGCCAGCGTGGAGGACACGATCTTCGAGATCACCACCACCGACGTCGCCGACGCCTGCGACCTGTTCGCACCGGTGGCCGCCGCCACCAGGGGCGTTGACGGCCGCGTCTCCATCGAAGTTGACCCGCGCCTGGCCTGGGACACCGCAGGAACCATCGCGGAGGCCAAGCACCTCTCCCAGCGTGTCAACAAGGACAACGTCCACATCAAAATCCCGGCAACGATCGAAGGCCTCGAGGCCATCACGGCAACCCTGGCCGAGGGCATCAGCGTCAACGTGACCCTGATCTTCTCGCTGGAGCGCTACCGTGCGGTCATCAACGCCTTCCAGTCCGGCCTGGAGCAGGCCAGGGAAAACGGCCACGACCTCTCGAAGATCCACTCCGTGGCCTCCTTCTTCGTCTCCCGCGTGGACAGCGAAATCGACAAGCGCCTGGACAAGATCGGCACCGACGAGGCAAAGGCGCTCAAGGGCAAGGCCGGCCTGGCCAACGCCCGCCTGGCCTACCAGGTCTACGAAGAGCTCTTCGCCACCGAACGCTGGGCCCTGCTTGCTGACGCAGGGGCACTCCCCCAGCGCCCCCTGTGGGCTTCCACCGGCGTGAAGGACCCGGCCTACCCGGACACCCTCTACGTCACCGAGCTCGTTGCCCCCGGCGTGGTGAACACCATGCCGGAGAAGACCCTGGATGCCACCTTCGACCACGGCGTGGTTACCGGTGACACGGTCACCGGCACCTATGACGAAGCAAACGCCACCCTCGACGCCCTGGAAAAGCTGGGGATCTCCTACAACGACGTCGTAGCACTCCTTGAAACCGAAGGCCTGGACAAGTTCGTGGCCAGCTGGAAGGAACTGCTGGCGGACGTCGAAGGCGCCCTCGCCTCTGCACGGAAGGCTTCCTAA